AAAACGTGTGATGCTGGCTCGTTAAAGGATATCCCTCAATACGTTGCTTTGGTTGGGCTTTCTTTACTGTCAACGCGTGAAGACAGTGATGTTTATACTTTCGTGATTAAAAAAAGCTGAAACGGACTCGATATGTTTAAAATTGTTGATACGCTGATTAAACGCTATTTTTCAAATGAAGAGTTGGTTGTATTTCTGCTCTTTTTGATTGCAACACTCTGTATTTTAGTATTTTGGGGGGGGATTTTAGCCCCTATCTTGATTGCGATTGTATTGGCTTTTCTTCTGCAAGGGCTGGTTGATCGATTGCAACGGCTTGGGCTTGGCCATATTTTATCCGTATTCGTTGTATTTTTTACTTTTCTGACAGCGTGCGGAGTATTCATTGGAGTAATGGTGCCTATTATTTGGCGTCAGGCCGTTCGGCTAGTCCAAGATGTTCCAAGAATGTTTACTGTGATTCGAACGGAAGTGCAGCAGTTTGCAGCGGGCCACAGTGAATTTGTGAGTCAGAATGCTATTGATGAACTAACGAATTCATTAGCAAATGAGTCTACGAATCTTGGGCAATGGCTCGTGTCATTTTCTTTGTCGAGTATCCCTTCTTTATTTTCTGTCGTAATTTACTTGGTCTTAGTGCCTTTAGTGATGTTTTTCTTATTGAAAGATCAGGAAAGAATTCTGGACTATTTAACCTCTTGGTTACCAAAAGAACGAAAAATGATGAGGAACATCGCCCATGAAATGAATGATCAAATTGCGAATTATATTCGCGGCAAGTTCATTGAGATGTTTGTCGTTGGCGTGGTGACCTATATTGTCTTTTTAGTGTTCGGTTTGAAATACGCAGAATTGTTGGCGCTGCTAGTGGGGCTTTCCGTTTTGATTCCTTACATTGGTGCGGCCGCGGTGACGATTCCTGTTGTATTGGTGGCTTTTTATCAATAC
This genomic stretch from Marinomonas primoryensis harbors:
- a CDS encoding AI-2E family transporter — protein: MFKIVDTLIKRYFSNEELVVFLLFLIATLCILVFWGGILAPILIAIVLAFLLQGLVDRLQRLGLGHILSVFVVFFTFLTACGVFIGVMVPIIWRQAVRLVQDVPRMFTVIRTEVQQFAAGHSEFVSQNAIDELTNSLANESTNLGQWLVSFSLSSIPSLFSVVIYLVLVPLVMFFLLKDQERILDYLTSWLPKERKMMRNIAHEMNDQIANYIRGKFIEMFVVGVVTYIVFLVFGLKYAELLALLVGLSVLIPYIGAAAVTIPVVLVAFYQYGTQSEFIYVVVAYLIVQALDGNVLVPLLFSEAVNLHPLAIIIAVLFFGGIWGFWGIFFAIPLATLVKAIINAWPNQEQLAL